Proteins from one Papaver somniferum cultivar HN1 unplaced genomic scaffold, ASM357369v1 unplaced-scaffold_158, whole genome shotgun sequence genomic window:
- the LOC113337122 gene encoding uncharacterized protein LOC113337122 isoform X2 has translation MTDFRRMAIGPTFATVSYNSYFINGYLFYTADAEKNLTTQNSGVTMDACTSFRASSKDTNLVDDDTTYYGILQLILELDYGVFSEIIFLCDWVRVEDKVHGSYVDADTKLRDVTREHWNLVLESPIRSDPNKNALEDPFFFTANANEAPSILTTVGDGEYWNGEAQGTRNRDTRE, from the exons ATGACAGATTTTCGTAGGATGGCAATTGGTCCTACCTTCGCTACAGTTTCGTACAACTCATATTTTATTAATGGCTATCTTTTTTACACAGCCGATGCAGAAAAAAATTTAACTACACAAAATAGTGGAGTCACCATGGATGCTTGCACTAGCTTCAGAGCAAGTTCCAAAGATACTAACTTGGTCGATGACGATACTACGTACTACGGCATTCTACAACTAATACTTGAACTGGATTATGGAGTTTTCtctgaaattatttttttatgtgATTGGGTGCGAGTCGAAGACAAAGTACATGGATCATATGTGGATGCAGATACAAAGTTGAG AGATGTGACAAGGGAACAttggaatttggttttggaatCTCCAATAAGATCAGATCCCAATAAGAATGCTTTGGAAGATCCATTTTTCTTCACTGCAAATGCGAATGAAGCTCCCTCAATTTTGACAACTGTTGGAGATGGTGAGTATTGGAATGGTGAAGCTCAG GGCACGAGAAATAGGGATACACGTGAATGA
- the LOC113337170 gene encoding methylthioribose-1-phosphate isomerase-like, giving the protein MSSAAAVIENSLQAICYERGSLKLLDQRKLPLETTYLNIVDSNDGWNAIRDMVVRGAPAIAIAAALSLAVEAFNLQPYGGGPVDAASFLIDKLDYLVSSRPTAVNLSDAATKLKEVISTSAAKSTEGSLVIQDYIEAAETMLEDDVASNKAIGSYGASLIQARLTDSKKISVLTHCNTGSLATAGYGTALGVIRSLHAEGVLEHAYCTETRPFNQGSRLTAFELVHDKIPATLIADSAAAALMKAGQVQAVIVGADRVAANGDTANKIGTYSLAVNAKHHGIPFYVAAPLTSVDLSLSSGDQIVIEERSANELLNTKGGLGEQIAASGISVWNPAFDVTPASIIDSIITEKGVIMKNGMEIEFDIKLFTQ; this is encoded by the exons atgtcttctgctgctgctgttataGAGAACTCACTTCAAGCTATCTGCTATGAACGTGGTTCACTTAAACTTCTTGATCAG AGGAAGCTCCCCCTTGAAACAACATACTTGAATATTGTTGATTCTAATGATGGATG GAATGCAATAAGGGATATGGTGGTTCGTGGAGCACCTGCAATTGCTATAGCTGCAGCTCTTTCTCTGGCTGTTGAAGCGTTCAACTTGCAACCTTATGGAGGGGGTCCGGTTGATGCAGCGTCTTTTCTTATTGACAAATTGGACTACCTTGTTTCCAG CCGTCCGACTGCTGTAAACCTGTCAGACGCTGCAACTAAGCTTAAGGAGGTTATATCAACATCTGCTGCCAAGTCTACTGAAGGGAGTTTGGTTATCCAG GATTACATTGAAGCTGCTGAAACCATGCTCGAGGATGATGTTGCCTCGAACAAAGCTATTGGTTCTTATGGAGCAAGTCTTATCCAAGCCAGGCTGACAGACTCGAAGAAAATATCCGTCTTAACCCACTGCAATACTGGCAG tCTTGCAACTGCCGGTTATGGAACTGCCCTGGGTGTCATTCGTTCACTTCACGCTGAAGGAGTCTTAGAACATGCTTATTGCACTGAAACACGGCCATTTAACCAG GGGTCTAGGCTAACAGCTTTTGAATTGGTACATGATAAAATACCTGCCACACTAATAGCAGATTCTGCAGCAGCTGCATTAATGAAGGCCGGGCAGGTCCAAGCAGTTATTGTTGGAGCTGACCGTGTTGCAGCAAATG GTGACACTGCTAATAAAATAGGAACCTACAGTCTTGCTGTTAATGCAAAGCATCATGGAATTCCATTTTATGTAGCTGCTCCTTTGACTTCTGTTGATCTTTCCCTCTCTTCCGGGGACCAAATTGTTATTGAGGAAAGATCAGCAAACGAGCTGTTGAATACTAAAGGTGGGCTTGGCGAACAAATTGCTGCATCAGGGATCTCAGTTTGGAATCCAGCTTTTGATGTGACCCCCGCCAGCATTATAGATTCTATAATAACAGAAAAG GGAGTCATCATGAAGAACGGAATGGAGATTGAGTTTGACATAAAGCTATTCACACAGTGA
- the LOC113337171 gene encoding 40S ribosomal protein S29, producing MGHANVWNSHPKNYGPGSRTCRVCGNPHAIIRKYGLMCCRQCFRSNAKEIGFIKYR from the exons atgggtcaCGCTAATGTCTGGAATTCTCACCCTAAGAACTACGGTCCTGGATCTCGTACTTG CCGTGTGTGTGGGAATCCACATGCTATCATCAGAAAGTATGGACTGATGTGCTGCAGGCAGTGCTTCCGTAGCAATGCCAAGGAGATCGGTTTCATCAAG TACCGTTAA
- the LOC113337122 gene encoding uncharacterized protein LOC113337122 isoform X1, protein MTDFRRMAIGPTFATVSYNSYFINGYLFYTADAEKNLTTQNSGVTMDACTSFRASSKDTNLVDDDTTYYGILQLILELDYGVFSEIIFLCDWVRVEDKVHGSYVDADTKLRFVNFRKLMRNSKEVDEPFIHASQARQVFYCRDVTREHWNLVLESPIRSDPNKNALEDPFFFTANANEAPSILTTVGDGEYWNGEAQGTRNRDTRE, encoded by the exons ATGACAGATTTTCGTAGGATGGCAATTGGTCCTACCTTCGCTACAGTTTCGTACAACTCATATTTTATTAATGGCTATCTTTTTTACACAGCCGATGCAGAAAAAAATTTAACTACACAAAATAGTGGAGTCACCATGGATGCTTGCACTAGCTTCAGAGCAAGTTCCAAAGATACTAACTTGGTCGATGACGATACTACGTACTACGGCATTCTACAACTAATACTTGAACTGGATTATGGAGTTTTCtctgaaattatttttttatgtgATTGGGTGCGAGTCGAAGACAAAGTACATGGATCATATGTGGATGCAGATACAAAGTTGAGGTTTGTCAACTTCAGAAAGTTAATGAGAAACTCAAAAGAAGTTGACGAGCCATTCATCCATGCTTCTCAAGCTAGACAAGTTTTTTACTGCAGAGATGTGACAAGGGAACAttggaatttggttttggaatCTCCAATAAGATCAGATCCCAATAAGAATGCTTTGGAAGATCCATTTTTCTTCACTGCAAATGCGAATGAAGCTCCCTCAATTTTGACAACTGTTGGAGATGGTGAGTATTGGAATGGTGAAGCTCAG GGCACGAGAAATAGGGATACACGTGAATGA